A stretch of the Corylus avellana chromosome ca6, CavTom2PMs-1.0 genome encodes the following:
- the LOC132184478 gene encoding UDP-glucuronate:xylan alpha-glucuronosyltransferase 2 isoform X1, whose amino-acid sequence MEGSLGLQKMMKAIPSKALVIRINIFFLAFFLLVYAVLLLQPSSSVYFENAALLVRCSLRGCHHKAETGIKMKKVVLEETDAAIDSPKPPNGNLSKIEMPSFMKEMLRVRGMKIGMVNMDDMDVSGWDISEIKPVKFQQVSELFEWKDLFPEWIDEEEETDVPTCPEIPMPEFRSYESMDMIVARLPCKFPEEGWARDVSRLQVHLIAANLAVKKGKRDWYGKTKVVFLSKCRPMMELFRCNDLVRKEGDWWLFEAEMGRLEQKVSLPVGSCRLALPLWGQGIDEVYDISKILSSTKTPKREAYATVLHSSEGYVCGAITLAQSLLQTGTKRDLILLIDNSISTIKRDALAAAGWTIRLIQRIRNPRAEKRTYNEYNYSKFRLWQLTDYDKIIFIDADIIVLRNLDLLFHFPQMSATGNDVSIFNSGIMVIEPSNCTFRVLMKNRKDIISYNGGDQGFLNEIFVWWHRLPRRVNFLKNFWANTTLEMSVKNELFGADPPKVYAVHYLGLKPWMCYRDYDCNWDIEDQRVYASDVAHQRWWKVHDAMDERLQGFCGLTKLRRTNLNWERRKAGKKGFPDGHWRINVTDPRRSHLID is encoded by the exons ATGGAAGGATCACTTGGTCTTCAAAAGATGATGAAGGCCATCCCTTCAAAGGCTTTGGTTATCAGAATAAATATCTTCTTCCTCGCTTTCTTTCTACTGGTTTACGCAGTTCTTCTTCTGCAGCCATCTTCTTCTGTTTATTTTGAGAATGCAGCGTTGCTTGTTCGGTGTTCATTGCGCGGGTGCCATCACAAG GCGGAGACAGGCATTAAGATGAAGAAGGTGGTCTTGGAGGAGACGGACGCCGCCATTGATTCACCAAAGCCGCCTAACGGAAACTTGAGCAAGATAGAAATGCCAAGCTTCATGAAGGAGATGCTGAGGGTGAGAGGAATGAAAATTGGGATGGTGAATATGGATGACATGGATGTGAGTGGATGGGACATCAGCGAGATTAAACCAGTCAAATTCCAACAGGTTTCAGAGCTGTTTGAATGGAAAGATTTGTTCCCTGAATGGAtagatgaagaggaagagacTGATGTCCCAACCTGTCCCGAG ATACCGATGCCGGAGTTTAGAAGCTATGAGAGTATGGATATGATAGTGGCTAGATTGCCATGCAAGTTTCCAGAAGAGGGTTGGGCGAGAGACGTGTCGAGGCTCCAAGTTCATCTGATAGCGGCAAATTTGGCAGTGAAGAAGGGGAAGAGGGattggtatggaaaaacaaaggTAGTGTTTTTGAGCAAGTGCAGGCCAATGATGGAGCTGTTTAGATGCAACGATTTGGTAAGAAAAGAAGGTGATTGGTGGCTTTTTGAGGCGGAGATGGGGAGATTAGAGCAGAAGGTCTCCTTGCCGGTTGGGTCTTGCAGGCTGGCTTTACCCCTCTGGGGACAAG GTATCGATGAAGTGTATGACATCTCCAAGATCTTAAGCTCCACAAAGACACCGAAACGAGAGGCCTACGCCACGGTTCTACATTCCTCTGAAGGCTACGTTTGTGGAGCCATAACCCTTGCTCAAAGCCTCCTCCAAACAGGCACCAAGCGCGACCTCATCCTGCTCATAGACAATTCCATCTCCACCATTAAACGCGACGCCCTTGCCGCTGCCGGGTGGACCATCCGCCTCATCCAGCGTATTCGAAACCCTAGAGCCGAGAAGCGCACGTACAACGAGTACAACTACAGCAAGTTCCGACTTTGGCAGCTCACCGACTACGACAAGATCATATTCATCGACGCTGACATCATTGTTTTGCGTAACCTTGACCTCCTCTTCCACTTCCCTCAGATGTCGGCCACCGGCAACGACGTGTCGATCTTCAACTCCGGCATCATGGTCATCGAGCCCTCTAACTGCACGTTTCGAGTGCTCATGAAGAACAGAAAAGACATAATCTCCTACAACGGCGGCGACCAGGGTTTCCTTAACGAGATCTTCGTGTGGTGGCACAGGTTGCCCAGGAGAGTAAACTTCTTGAAGAACTTTTGGGCAAACACAACATTGGAGATGAGTGTGAAGAACGAGCTCTTTGGGGCCGATCCTCCCAAGGTTTATGCGGTACATTATCTGGGATTGAAGCCTTGGATGTGTTATAGGGACTATGATTGTAATTGGGACATAGAGGACCAACGTGTTTATGCGAGTGACGTGGCGCACCAGAGGTGGTGGAAGGTTCACGACGCCATGGATGAGAGGTTGCAAGGTTTTTGTGGGTTAACGAAGCTGAGGAGGACCAACTTAAATTGGGAAAGAAGGAAAGCTGGGAAGAAGGGGTTTCCTGATGGGCATTGGAGGATTAATGTT
- the LOC132184478 gene encoding UDP-glucuronate:xylan alpha-glucuronosyltransferase 2 isoform X2, whose translation MKKVVLEETDAAIDSPKPPNGNLSKIEMPSFMKEMLRVRGMKIGMVNMDDMDVSGWDISEIKPVKFQQVSELFEWKDLFPEWIDEEEETDVPTCPEIPMPEFRSYESMDMIVARLPCKFPEEGWARDVSRLQVHLIAANLAVKKGKRDWYGKTKVVFLSKCRPMMELFRCNDLVRKEGDWWLFEAEMGRLEQKVSLPVGSCRLALPLWGQGIDEVYDISKILSSTKTPKREAYATVLHSSEGYVCGAITLAQSLLQTGTKRDLILLIDNSISTIKRDALAAAGWTIRLIQRIRNPRAEKRTYNEYNYSKFRLWQLTDYDKIIFIDADIIVLRNLDLLFHFPQMSATGNDVSIFNSGIMVIEPSNCTFRVLMKNRKDIISYNGGDQGFLNEIFVWWHRLPRRVNFLKNFWANTTLEMSVKNELFGADPPKVYAVHYLGLKPWMCYRDYDCNWDIEDQRVYASDVAHQRWWKVHDAMDERLQGFCGLTKLRRTNLNWERRKAGKKGFPDGHWRINVTDPRRSHLID comes from the exons ATGAAGAAGGTGGTCTTGGAGGAGACGGACGCCGCCATTGATTCACCAAAGCCGCCTAACGGAAACTTGAGCAAGATAGAAATGCCAAGCTTCATGAAGGAGATGCTGAGGGTGAGAGGAATGAAAATTGGGATGGTGAATATGGATGACATGGATGTGAGTGGATGGGACATCAGCGAGATTAAACCAGTCAAATTCCAACAGGTTTCAGAGCTGTTTGAATGGAAAGATTTGTTCCCTGAATGGAtagatgaagaggaagagacTGATGTCCCAACCTGTCCCGAG ATACCGATGCCGGAGTTTAGAAGCTATGAGAGTATGGATATGATAGTGGCTAGATTGCCATGCAAGTTTCCAGAAGAGGGTTGGGCGAGAGACGTGTCGAGGCTCCAAGTTCATCTGATAGCGGCAAATTTGGCAGTGAAGAAGGGGAAGAGGGattggtatggaaaaacaaaggTAGTGTTTTTGAGCAAGTGCAGGCCAATGATGGAGCTGTTTAGATGCAACGATTTGGTAAGAAAAGAAGGTGATTGGTGGCTTTTTGAGGCGGAGATGGGGAGATTAGAGCAGAAGGTCTCCTTGCCGGTTGGGTCTTGCAGGCTGGCTTTACCCCTCTGGGGACAAG GTATCGATGAAGTGTATGACATCTCCAAGATCTTAAGCTCCACAAAGACACCGAAACGAGAGGCCTACGCCACGGTTCTACATTCCTCTGAAGGCTACGTTTGTGGAGCCATAACCCTTGCTCAAAGCCTCCTCCAAACAGGCACCAAGCGCGACCTCATCCTGCTCATAGACAATTCCATCTCCACCATTAAACGCGACGCCCTTGCCGCTGCCGGGTGGACCATCCGCCTCATCCAGCGTATTCGAAACCCTAGAGCCGAGAAGCGCACGTACAACGAGTACAACTACAGCAAGTTCCGACTTTGGCAGCTCACCGACTACGACAAGATCATATTCATCGACGCTGACATCATTGTTTTGCGTAACCTTGACCTCCTCTTCCACTTCCCTCAGATGTCGGCCACCGGCAACGACGTGTCGATCTTCAACTCCGGCATCATGGTCATCGAGCCCTCTAACTGCACGTTTCGAGTGCTCATGAAGAACAGAAAAGACATAATCTCCTACAACGGCGGCGACCAGGGTTTCCTTAACGAGATCTTCGTGTGGTGGCACAGGTTGCCCAGGAGAGTAAACTTCTTGAAGAACTTTTGGGCAAACACAACATTGGAGATGAGTGTGAAGAACGAGCTCTTTGGGGCCGATCCTCCCAAGGTTTATGCGGTACATTATCTGGGATTGAAGCCTTGGATGTGTTATAGGGACTATGATTGTAATTGGGACATAGAGGACCAACGTGTTTATGCGAGTGACGTGGCGCACCAGAGGTGGTGGAAGGTTCACGACGCCATGGATGAGAGGTTGCAAGGTTTTTGTGGGTTAACGAAGCTGAGGAGGACCAACTTAAATTGGGAAAGAAGGAAAGCTGGGAAGAAGGGGTTTCCTGATGGGCATTGGAGGATTAATGTT
- the LOC132184479 gene encoding protein TIC 22, chloroplastic has translation MESLKPYGPTKPLLSLSTFIHQNCLRLGAELASRLDDTKRFAGTLASNWPKAPILRNRPPFASIFQPKEAMAAVLSSDHVAKTLAGTAVYTVSNSNNEFVLISDPNAAKSIGLLCFRQEDAEAFLAQVRTRRRELRSEAKVVPITLDQVYMLKVEGIAFRFLPDPVQIKNALELKAADSKSGFDGVPVFQSDLLVVKKKNKRYCPVYFTKEDIEKELSKVSRASRGPSFSQHIMVGSLEAVLRKMEMSENNSGWEDLIFIPPGKSHSQHIQEVLKA, from the exons aTGGAGTCCCTGAAACCCTATGGGCCGACAAAGCCTCTTCTCTCGCTCTCCACCTTCATCCACCAGAACTGCCTCCGGCTCGGCGCCGAGCTCGCGAGCCGGCTCGACGACACAAAGCGGTTCGCCGGAACCCTAGCCAGCAACTGGCCAAAGGCACCTATCCTGCGTAACCGTCCGCCGTTTGCCTCTATTTTCCAGCCGAAGGAGGCCATGGCCGCCGTCTTGAGCTCCGACCATGTCGCCAAAACTTTAGCTGGCACAGCGGTGTACACTGTCAGCAACTCGAACAATGAGTTCGTGCTCATTTCCGATCCCAATGCAGCCAAGTCGATCGGATTGCTTTGCTTTCGCCAGGAGGACGCCGAGGCCTTCCTTGCTCAG GTTAGAACGCGGAGAAGAGAGCTACGAAGTGAGGCTAAGGTTGTTCCCATTACTCTTGACCAG GTATATATGTTGAAGGTCGAAGGAATTGCATTCCGCTTTTTACCTGACCCAGTTCAAATAAAGAACGCATTGGAG CTCAAAGCTGCTGATTCCAAGAGTGGGTTTGATGGAGTTCCCGTTTTTCAG TCAGACCTTCTGGttgtgaagaagaaaaacaagcgTTACTGCCCAGTATATTTTACAAAG GAGGATATAGAAAAAGAACTGTCAAAAGTCTCTAGGGCATCAAGAGGACCGTCGTTCTCTCAACATATTATG GTTGGTAGCTTGGAAGctgttttgagaaaaatggaG ATGAGCGAGAATAACTCGGGTTGGGAAGATCTAATTTTTATTCCTCCTGGCAAAAGCCACTCTCAACACATTCAAGAAGTGCTTAAAGCGTGA